A stretch of Christensenellaceae bacterium DNA encodes these proteins:
- a CDS encoding transcriptional regulator: MLNENIKAIRKSKGLSQEELAVKLNVVRQTISKWEQGLSVPDSEMLISISEALETPVSTLLGEAVIESKAADLKAISEKLEIINLQLAQRKTERRKILHWLLISLCAVIIIISAVLIGLNSPYLDWNYSDPETSVAGVAFHAFEWLFVRLAPIILIGAIVGIFLTRKKV, encoded by the coding sequence ATGTTAAACGAAAACATTAAAGCAATCAGAAAATCAAAAGGACTTTCGCAAGAAGAACTTGCTGTCAAGTTGAATGTGGTGCGACAAACAATCTCTAAATGGGAGCAAGGATTATCAGTTCCTGATTCTGAAATGTTAATCTCTATATCAGAAGCGCTTGAAACACCCGTCAGCACTTTGCTCGGAGAAGCTGTTATCGAGTCAAAAGCTGCTGACTTAAAAGCAATTTCAGAAAAACTGGAGATTATAAACTTGCAGCTTGCACAAAGGAAAACCGAAAGACGAAAAATACTTCATTGGTTACTTATCTCATTGTGCGCGGTCATAATAATAATTTCTGCGGTCTTAATAGGATTAAATAGTCCTTACTTGGATTGGAATTATAGTGACCCTGAAACTAGCGTTGCCGGAGTAGCTTTTCACGCGTTTGAATGGTTGTTTGTCAGATTGGCGCCGATTATCCTTATCGGGGCAATCGTCGGAATTTTCTTAACACGGAAGAAAGTATAA
- a CDS encoding hydrolase — MKQDILDFQGNKVTHSRKTCNGVRLHYYTAGQGPALILLHGVPKTSYYWRKLIPILTEKYTVVCPDLRGLGDSNRPKDGYDMMTMADDIVSLADQLGIDKFYLTGEDWGAACGYCIAKKYPDRVMKFAYIEMLLPGFGLEEWSHLTPENVEGNRWLWHINFYNVPAFPEALITGRERIYFDQFLKNEALDCNIPDDAMDEYIRCYSKPDGIRSMCEIYRATFQDAEWNLEAAKEKLKMPVLALGGREFIFEEVEREMKLVAEDVTSVVLDYGHQMAEECPELLASELDKFFGA; from the coding sequence ATGAAACAAGATATTTTGGACTTTCAGGGTAACAAAGTAACGCACTCTCGCAAGACCTGCAACGGAGTTCGCCTGCATTATTACACGGCGGGACAGGGACCGGCGCTGATCCTGCTTCACGGTGTTCCGAAAACCTCCTATTACTGGCGGAAACTCATACCTATCCTGACGGAGAAATACACAGTCGTATGTCCGGATCTGCGTGGTCTCGGGGATTCAAACCGGCCGAAAGACGGGTACGACATGATGACGATGGCGGACGACATCGTATCGCTGGCCGACCAGCTCGGGATTGACAAGTTTTATCTTACGGGAGAAGATTGGGGCGCGGCATGCGGATATTGTATCGCCAAAAAGTATCCTGACCGCGTAATGAAATTTGCTTATATCGAAATGCTCCTGCCCGGATTCGGGCTGGAAGAATGGTCTCACCTGACGCCGGAAAATGTGGAGGGCAACCGCTGGCTGTGGCACATCAATTTTTATAACGTACCGGCATTTCCGGAGGCGCTGATTACAGGGCGTGAACGGATCTATTTTGACCAGTTCCTGAAGAATGAGGCATTGGACTGCAATATTCCTGACGACGCGATGGATGAATATATCCGCTGCTATTCCAAGCCGGATGGCATTCGCAGTATGTGCGAAATTTACAGAGCTACGTTCCAGGATGCGGAGTGGAACCTCGAGGCTGCCAAAGAAAAGCTGAAAATGCCTGTATTGGCGCTCGGCGGCAGAGAATTCATCTTTGAAGAAGTGGAACGCGAAATGAAACTGGTCGCAGAAGACGTCACCAGTGTCGTCCTTGACTACGGCCACCAGATGGCGGAGGAATGCCCTGAACTTCTGGCGTCGGAGTTGGATAAATTTTTTGGAGCATAA
- the rbsA_2 gene encoding ribose import ATP-binding protein RbsA, giving the protein MNENVLEMHNIEKQFSGVPVLKKMNFSLKKGEVHALLGGNGAGKSTLMKILNGVYTKDAGQIRIDGQEVDLHSAEDAHKKGIAMIYQEFSLLPAMSVAENIYITREWKKGGLIDDRKNIKKTEELLKWLEIDNIDPRVAVESLDVGYWQMVEIAKALSQDAKILVMDEPTSSLSKAETKALFKVIRQLKEKGISIIYISHRMAEVFEICDRVTILRDGVNVATVESSDITMEEIIDKMLDIAAKTSFERVERNFEQSGDPVLRVRDFAYGNKLTDVSFELYPGEILGLAGLMGSGRTELVESIFGIRKNWTGEVVIQGEPIKSQKDAMNKGIALVPEDRRQEGLILQHSIKSNFMLPSVRQMRKGFLINDKKGADISREYIEKLSIKADSIGQMAMLLSGGNQQKIVLGKWLARDPKVLILDEPTIGVDVAAKAEILRIIRQLADKGVAVLMISSELSELVAACDRILVLYNRTINKELSGREIESEEVLHHAIQGL; this is encoded by the coding sequence ATGAATGAAAACGTTTTGGAAATGCACAATATCGAAAAACAATTCAGTGGCGTTCCTGTCCTGAAAAAAATGAATTTTTCCCTGAAAAAGGGTGAAGTCCACGCCCTGCTCGGAGGCAACGGCGCCGGAAAGTCTACGTTGATGAAGATACTGAACGGCGTATATACAAAGGACGCAGGGCAAATACGGATCGACGGACAGGAGGTCGACCTGCACAGCGCGGAGGATGCGCATAAAAAGGGCATCGCCATGATCTACCAAGAGTTCAGCCTGCTGCCCGCCATGAGCGTCGCGGAAAATATTTATATTACGCGCGAGTGGAAAAAGGGCGGACTGATCGATGATAGAAAAAACATTAAAAAGACTGAAGAATTACTGAAATGGCTGGAAATTGACAATATTGATCCCCGGGTTGCGGTCGAGTCGCTGGACGTCGGCTACTGGCAGATGGTAGAAATCGCAAAGGCGCTGTCTCAGGATGCAAAAATATTAGTTATGGACGAGCCAACGTCGTCTCTGTCAAAGGCGGAAACGAAAGCGCTGTTTAAGGTAATCCGCCAGCTCAAGGAAAAGGGGATCTCCATCATATATATTTCACACAGGATGGCCGAGGTTTTTGAAATTTGCGACAGGGTGACGATTCTGCGCGACGGCGTCAACGTTGCGACGGTCGAAAGCAGCGACATCACGATGGAAGAAATCATCGATAAGATGCTCGATATAGCGGCTAAAACATCTTTTGAGCGTGTGGAAAGGAATTTTGAACAGTCCGGCGATCCCGTGCTGCGCGTAAGGGATTTTGCGTACGGAAACAAACTCACGGACGTCTCGTTTGAACTATACCCAGGGGAAATACTGGGGCTTGCCGGATTGATGGGGAGCGGGAGGACGGAGCTCGTCGAGTCCATATTCGGCATAAGGAAGAATTGGACGGGAGAAGTTGTCATACAGGGCGAGCCTATCAAAAGCCAAAAAGACGCGATGAATAAAGGAATCGCGCTTGTTCCCGAAGACCGCAGGCAGGAAGGGCTGATTTTGCAACACAGCATCAAAAGCAATTTTATGCTGCCCAGCGTCCGGCAGATGAGAAAAGGATTTTTGATAAACGATAAGAAAGGGGCGGATATTTCCAGGGAATATATTGAGAAGCTGTCAATCAAGGCGGATAGCATAGGCCAGATGGCGATGCTGCTTTCCGGCGGCAACCAGCAAAAAATCGTTTTAGGTAAATGGCTTGCGCGCGACCCCAAGGTTTTGATCCTGGATGAACCGACTATCGGCGTCGATGTCGCGGCCAAAGCCGAAATCCTGCGTATCATAAGGCAGCTTGCCGACAAGGGGGTTGCAGTACTGATGATCTCGTCGGAATTAAGTGAACTGGTGGCGGCGTGTGACCGGATCCTGGTCCTGTATAACCGGACGATCAATAAAGAACTGTCCGGACGAGAAATTGAATCGGAGGAGGTACTTCATCATGCAATCCAAGGTCTCTAG
- a CDS encoding ABC transporter permease: MTTLIAVAMTFTIAAGEFDLSVGATAAFGAIFAALAIQATGNAFIGILAGLAGGAIVGAANGALVAGLGIPSFIVTVGMQMVVRGADMWLTNTKPIIIGDAAFNNIFGQASIGPVPVLVIWTVAALLIGHVVLKKTSYGREVLATGANRVAAEFSGVSTKKIKFMVMLVIGIVAAISGMLSAGLMQTARSTIGEGGIELNAIAAAILGGAALSGGKGSIIGTVVASLLIGVINNGIVIMGLNIAQQYMVTGAIIILAIAFGEKRKKV, translated from the coding sequence ATGACGACGCTGATCGCGGTCGCAATGACATTTACGATTGCGGCGGGCGAATTCGACCTCTCGGTCGGAGCGACGGCGGCATTCGGCGCAATCTTTGCGGCCCTTGCGATCCAGGCGACCGGAAATGCGTTCATTGGCATTTTAGCCGGTCTCGCAGGAGGAGCGATCGTAGGCGCCGCCAACGGAGCACTTGTCGCCGGACTTGGGATTCCGTCGTTTATCGTAACAGTCGGCATGCAAATGGTGGTTCGGGGGGCGGATATGTGGCTTACCAACACCAAACCGATCATCATTGGCGATGCGGCGTTTAACAATATTTTCGGACAGGCGAGCATTGGCCCCGTGCCGGTGCTGGTGATCTGGACGGTCGCGGCGCTGCTGATTGGACACGTCGTGCTCAAAAAAACGTCTTACGGGCGCGAGGTGCTCGCAACCGGAGCCAACAGGGTGGCGGCGGAGTTTTCCGGCGTTTCTACAAAAAAGATTAAATTTATGGTCATGCTGGTTATTGGAATCGTGGCGGCCATTTCCGGCATGCTGTCGGCAGGCCTGATGCAAACGGCGCGCAGCACGATCGGGGAGGGCGGCATAGAGTTAAACGCAATCGCCGCGGCGATCCTCGGCGGCGCCGCGCTGTCCGGCGGAAAAGGCTCGATCATAGGAACGGTGGTCGCATCGCTTCTGATCGGCGTGATCAATAACGGTATCGTGATCATGGGGCTTAATATCGCACAGCAATATATGGTGACGGGCGCGATCATCATTTTGGCGATCGCCTTTGGGGAAAAGCGCAAAAAGGTTTGA
- a CDS encoding sugar ABC transporter substrate-binding protein — protein MKKVLILVLAAAMVLTLFTACADGGAATSETIPQESVATPDSGESAAASGEQAGTSCDPDEKLAELDGKSITVGPNGETPVFASDISITDEQIEQVKAMNLKAAIAMQYTGNDWSQAQIDALKATFEKYGIEVIAVTDPNFDAAQQTADIESILATDPDILVSIPVDTAANSAIYKKATEQGVKVVFMNQAGDNLVPGEDYVTIVSPDDMGNGARCAHLLAKAIGGKGKIGIIYYDAVFRTTEIRYDEALKVFEECYPEIEIVEEQGFSGSDSSGAAGEVAAAMLTKHPDLDGIWGIWDVPSEGIIAAVKQAGMEDQVAVTTIDLGLNVGIELAKGGVIKGLAAQQVYDAGVAEATCAALACLGEEVPTFITTSGFVVEQDNVLDMWKNVYYADPPQELVAAAETPQ, from the coding sequence ATGAAAAAGGTATTGATTTTGGTGTTGGCGGCAGCTATGGTGCTTACGCTGTTTACCGCATGCGCGGACGGTGGAGCGGCGACTTCGGAAACAATTCCGCAGGAAAGCGTTGCGACTCCGGACTCAGGGGAAAGCGCCGCTGCTTCCGGCGAACAGGCGGGAACCTCGTGCGACCCCGATGAGAAGCTCGCGGAGCTGGACGGGAAATCCATCACGGTGGGCCCGAATGGCGAAACACCTGTATTTGCCAGTGATATTTCCATAACGGACGAACAGATCGAGCAGGTGAAGGCCATGAACCTCAAAGCCGCGATTGCCATGCAGTACACGGGCAACGACTGGTCGCAGGCGCAGATCGACGCGCTCAAAGCGACGTTTGAAAAATACGGGATTGAAGTGATCGCGGTAACGGATCCGAACTTTGATGCGGCGCAGCAGACTGCGGATATAGAATCTATTCTGGCGACGGATCCGGACATTCTCGTTTCTATACCGGTAGATACTGCCGCCAACTCCGCAATCTACAAGAAAGCGACGGAGCAGGGCGTAAAGGTTGTGTTCATGAATCAGGCGGGAGATAACCTCGTTCCAGGGGAGGACTACGTAACGATCGTGTCGCCGGACGATATGGGTAATGGCGCGCGTTGCGCCCACCTGCTTGCCAAAGCGATCGGAGGCAAAGGGAAAATCGGCATTATCTATTACGACGCTGTGTTCCGTACGACGGAAATCCGCTACGATGAAGCGCTTAAGGTATTTGAGGAATGTTATCCGGAGATCGAGATTGTAGAGGAGCAGGGCTTCAGTGGCAGCGATTCCTCCGGCGCGGCAGGCGAAGTGGCAGCAGCAATGCTGACCAAACATCCGGACCTTGACGGTATCTGGGGAATTTGGGATGTTCCGTCGGAAGGCATTATTGCGGCGGTCAAGCAGGCCGGAATGGAAGACCAGGTAGCCGTAACCACCATTGACCTGGGGCTGAACGTAGGAATTGAGCTTGCAAAGGGCGGCGTGATTAAAGGACTGGCGGCACAGCAGGTTTATGACGCCGGCGTAGCCGAGGCGACGTGCGCGGCTCTTGCCTGCCTTGGTGAAGAAGTACCGACCTTTATTACGACCTCCGGCTTCGTAGTGGAACAAGATAATGTGCTTGACATGTGGAAAAACGTATATTACGCAGATCCGCCGCAGGAATTGGTCGCGGCTGCGGAAACACCGCAGTGA